From the genome of Rhodobacteraceae bacterium Araon29, one region includes:
- the phoB gene encoding phosphate regulon transcriptional regulatory protein PhoB — protein sequence MNMSQPTVLIVEDEPAQVEVLAYNLKAEGFHVITADNGEDALSLVHEYMPDLIVLDWMMPHISGIEVCRRLKTRPETRSIPIIMLSARSEEIDRVRGLEIGADDYVTKPYSIMELLARVRAQLRRMRAAAVGQILNYEDIILNAETHKVSRGEKTIRLGPTEFRLLSTFMEKPGRVWSRDQLLDRVWGRDIYVDTRTVDVHIGRLRKALCQYGGTDPVRTVRGVGYALGS from the coding sequence ATAAACATGTCTCAGCCTACTGTTTTAATTGTGGAAGACGAGCCTGCACAGGTTGAGGTCTTGGCCTATAATTTAAAGGCAGAAGGCTTTCATGTGATCACTGCAGATAATGGTGAAGATGCCCTGAGTTTGGTCCATGAATACATGCCAGATTTGATTGTTCTAGATTGGATGATGCCGCATATTTCGGGCATTGAAGTATGCCGCCGCCTGAAAACAAGGCCTGAAACCCGCTCTATTCCGATTATTATGCTGTCAGCCAGATCAGAGGAAATTGATCGGGTGCGGGGGCTTGAGATTGGGGCAGACGATTATGTGACTAAACCCTATTCAATTATGGAGCTTTTGGCGCGTGTACGTGCGCAATTACGCCGTATGCGCGCTGCCGCTGTTGGTCAGATCTTAAACTATGAAGATATCATTTTGAATGCCGAAACGCATAAAGTGTCTCGCGGCGAAAAAACTATAAGGCTTGGGCCCACTGAGTTTCGCCTGTTGAGCACATTTATGGAAAAACCTGGGCGAGTTTGGAGCCGTGACCAACTCTTAGATCGAGTTTGGGGTCGAGATATCTATGTTGATACGAGAACAGTGGATGTGCATATTGGCCGCTTGCGTAAAGCCCTTTGTCAATACGGCGGCACAGACCCGGTGAGAACAGTGCGAGGAGTAGGTTACGCTTTAGGGTCGTAA
- a CDS encoding zinc ABC transporter solute-binding protein has protein sequence MSRKTFALSSIIALTAGISLAEAPKVAVDIAPVHSLVARVMDGVGTPDLIIPAGASPHEYSLRPSQAASLQNADFVFWIGESLTPWMESAIETLAKDAVVTELFEAEGILKLPFRQGALFEEHADHDDHEGHDDHDGHDDHDEHDDHDGHDDHDEHDDHDEHDDHEGHDDHDEHDDHDGHDDHEGHDDHEGHDDHDEHDDHEGHDDHDEHDDHEGHDDHDGHDDHEGHDDHDGHDHDGDDPHVWLSPDNAAVWLNTIAQALSNVDPENADQYKLNAAEGQKELRDLSTEIDEILSPFKGRNFIVFHDAYQYFEESFNFYAAGAISLSDARDPSPARVAEIQNRINEQSIACILSEPQYNPNIVATVANGSNVKMGILDPLGVGLELGKTHYFQTLQNIATALSGCL, from the coding sequence ATGTCCAGAAAAACGTTTGCCCTTTCTTCAATTATTGCCCTCACAGCAGGGATAAGTTTAGCTGAAGCGCCCAAGGTGGCTGTTGATATTGCACCAGTACATTCCCTGGTGGCCCGCGTGATGGACGGGGTTGGCACACCTGATCTCATTATTCCTGCAGGAGCTAGCCCGCATGAATACAGTCTTCGTCCCTCACAGGCCGCATCTCTACAAAACGCTGACTTTGTGTTTTGGATAGGTGAAAGCCTAACGCCGTGGATGGAAAGCGCAATAGAGACATTGGCGAAAGATGCCGTTGTAACTGAGCTTTTTGAGGCAGAGGGCATCCTAAAATTACCTTTCCGGCAGGGAGCTTTGTTCGAGGAGCATGCCGACCACGATGACCACGAAGGACATGATGACCACGACGGACATGATGATCACGACGAACATGACGATCACGACGGACATGATGACCACGACGAACATGACGATCACGACGAACATGACGATCACGAAGGACATGATGATCACGACGAACATGACGATCACGACGGACATGATGACCACGAAGGACATGATGATCACGAAGGACATGATGATCACGACGAACATGACGATCACGAAGGACATGATGATCACGACGAACATGACGATCACGAAGGACATGATGACCACGACGGACATGATGACCACGAAGGACATGATGACCACGACGGACATGACCATGATGGAGATGATCCTCATGTATGGCTATCACCAGACAACGCAGCGGTATGGTTGAACACTATTGCGCAGGCGCTATCCAATGTAGATCCGGAAAATGCAGATCAATACAAATTGAATGCAGCCGAAGGGCAGAAAGAACTACGTGACCTCTCAACTGAAATTGATGAAATACTCTCCCCATTTAAAGGACGCAATTTCATTGTTTTTCATGATGCGTATCAGTATTTTGAAGAGTCCTTCAATTTTTATGCTGCTGGGGCAATATCGCTTTCAGATGCAAGAGATCCTAGCCCAGCGCGGGTTGCGGAGATTCAGAACCGGATCAACGAGCAAAGTATTGCATGCATTCTTTCAGAGCCACAATACAATCCAAACATCGTTGCTACCGTTGCGAACGGATCCAATGTAAAAATGGGCATCCTTGATCCACTAGGAGTGGGTCTAGAATTGGGTAAAACACACTACTTCCAAACGCTCCAGAACATTGCAACAGCTCTTTCAGGTTGTCTGTAG
- a CDS encoding MMPL family transporter yields MNRLLNALALWFARVPNFSRPYRYYILIVALIGTIGLGSGIRHLEVDQSIDAWLSDDNIAVQALDDFRAQFGSDDGLFLVYRAKDGDVFSQNSLSLLRSLTDQIDNWDNLDPAALGVQQEVWQDLDHILRVQSLANLRYQENTPEALVSRRLLPKDIEVSKEVAEATRARALDQDNIALQMFSKNQEFGALVITTDFGAEPVLATVQGDFDSEAEDEFELAFDDFALEVDETAIVQEVEFIEVQPQTYLAFITALKAIYNQDQFADQFEFYPIGMAGMMESSMDIMIQSGVLLGIGVVLLVVLLWTLFQTAAAVIWPVLCIVASMVWVVGCMTWLGIPTSQLLALSAMLVLAVGVADCVHVMSEYLYYRRAEMNHEDAISKSYEKTGVPILLTTLTTMAGMAAIAFSGIGQFMVFGISSAAGVFSAFVFTVVVLPSLLELWHPNPGKETAAPTSLVGKIWHLATLPVRLLFTVFGKIGLIWLFTAAWLPPLLARIPKFSFQFRGLIIIVFTLIFGICLYGASKVKIDSNLVDLFREGTPLRITYEIVDTHMAGTSSMEIMMDFHEADALSDPTVLQTIDRLQEEIENKYSHLVTRTNSIADLVKSMHKTMQDGDQSFYTIPDDQQAVSQLLYLFNSSAPEDRQALVSDDYSRSHISIQMRNAGSVEYAELLERMQQDIDAAFSKLSTKYEQQKITVTGSVALLMQLADVISNLQVKSLTIAIVIISAFLMLALGSFYGGMLAIIPNMLPSVFAFGLMGLFGIPLDTDTLMIAPLIIGIAVDDTIHFVTHYRMALAKHGDLSRAIKEAVLQVGQAVTFTTLVLGICFFMLTFSDYLGLAKVGFFGALAIFVALLCDLLFLPALIYVFKPKFGVKDAITDTTPVAGASS; encoded by the coding sequence ATGAACCGTTTGCTCAATGCTTTGGCTTTATGGTTTGCCAGAGTGCCGAATTTTTCTCGTCCCTACCGCTACTATATTTTGATCGTTGCTCTAATTGGCACCATTGGCTTGGGGTCGGGCATTCGGCACCTAGAGGTGGACCAAAGTATTGATGCCTGGCTGTCGGATGATAATATTGCAGTGCAAGCTTTGGATGATTTTCGCGCCCAGTTTGGTTCTGATGATGGATTATTTTTGGTTTATCGCGCAAAAGATGGAGATGTTTTTTCCCAAAATTCACTGTCTTTGCTCCGCAGCTTAACAGACCAAATAGACAACTGGGATAATCTAGATCCCGCTGCCTTGGGCGTGCAACAAGAGGTTTGGCAAGACCTTGATCATATCCTGCGCGTTCAATCCCTGGCGAATTTACGCTATCAGGAAAATACGCCAGAGGCGTTGGTTTCCCGAAGGCTACTTCCCAAAGATATTGAAGTTAGCAAAGAGGTGGCCGAGGCAACCCGCGCCCGCGCATTGGACCAAGATAATATTGCGTTGCAGATGTTTTCGAAAAATCAAGAATTTGGCGCTTTGGTGATTACTACAGATTTTGGAGCTGAGCCTGTGCTTGCAACAGTACAAGGCGACTTTGATTCAGAGGCCGAAGATGAATTTGAACTGGCCTTTGATGATTTTGCGCTGGAAGTCGACGAAACGGCTATTGTCCAAGAGGTCGAATTTATTGAGGTGCAACCGCAAACCTATCTCGCCTTTATCACTGCGTTGAAGGCAATTTACAATCAAGACCAGTTTGCAGACCAATTCGAGTTCTACCCAATAGGAATGGCTGGGATGATGGAAAGTTCTATGGACATCATGATCCAGTCAGGTGTTTTGCTTGGGATTGGCGTTGTTTTACTTGTGGTTCTTTTGTGGACTTTATTTCAGACTGCGGCCGCGGTGATTTGGCCTGTCTTATGTATTGTTGCGAGCATGGTTTGGGTGGTCGGTTGCATGACCTGGTTGGGCATACCAACCTCACAGTTATTGGCTTTATCTGCGATGCTGGTTCTGGCTGTTGGAGTGGCCGATTGTGTGCACGTCATGAGCGAATATCTATATTATCGGCGTGCAGAAATGAACCATGAGGACGCCATAAGTAAGTCTTATGAGAAAACTGGCGTTCCCATTTTATTGACCACTTTAACCACAATGGCAGGGATGGCCGCCATTGCATTTAGTGGAATTGGCCAATTTATGGTGTTTGGAATATCTTCTGCTGCTGGGGTATTTTCTGCCTTTGTTTTCACCGTAGTGGTGCTTCCATCTCTTTTGGAGCTTTGGCACCCAAACCCAGGTAAAGAAACCGCTGCCCCCACATCATTGGTGGGAAAAATCTGGCATCTCGCGACCTTACCGGTTCGATTGCTTTTTACTGTGTTCGGAAAAATTGGCTTGATCTGGTTGTTTACGGCGGCATGGCTACCGCCACTCTTGGCCCGTATCCCCAAATTTTCCTTTCAGTTTAGAGGCCTGATTATCATCGTATTTACCCTTATTTTCGGGATATGCCTTTATGGGGCCAGCAAGGTAAAAATTGACTCCAACCTTGTCGATCTCTTTCGGGAAGGGACGCCGTTGCGGATTACCTATGAAATTGTAGACACCCATATGGCAGGCACCTCATCAATGGAAATCATGATGGACTTCCATGAAGCAGATGCACTGAGTGACCCGACGGTGTTGCAGACGATTGATCGGTTGCAAGAAGAGATTGAAAACAAATATAGCCACCTTGTGACTCGTACCAATTCCATCGCGGATTTGGTAAAGTCGATGCATAAAACCATGCAGGACGGAGATCAGAGTTTCTATACGATACCGGATGACCAACAGGCGGTATCCCAACTATTGTATCTGTTTAACAGCAGCGCGCCAGAAGATCGGCAAGCGCTGGTATCGGATGATTATTCAAGGTCCCATATATCTATTCAGATGCGAAATGCGGGCTCGGTTGAATATGCGGAATTATTGGAGCGCATGCAGCAGGATATAGATGCTGCATTTTCTAAGCTCAGCACAAAGTATGAACAGCAAAAAATTACCGTCACAGGAAGCGTGGCGCTTTTGATGCAACTGGCTGATGTCATATCAAACCTTCAAGTGAAGTCGTTGACCATTGCCATTGTGATTATTTCTGCCTTTTTAATGCTTGCGCTTGGTTCATTCTACGGCGGTATGCTGGCGATTATTCCCAATATGCTGCCCTCAGTGTTTGCCTTTGGATTAATGGGGTTATTTGGCATTCCCCTTGATACGGATACGCTTATGATTGCCCCCCTCATCATCGGTATAGCAGTGGATGACACTATTCATTTTGTCACCCATTACCGTATGGCTCTGGCCAAACATGGCGATCTTTCGCGCGCGATAAAGGAAGCGGTGCTTCAAGTGGGACAGGCTGTAACATTCACAACTTTGGTGCTCGGTATTTGTTTTTTCATGCTAACGTTTTCCGATTATTTGGGCCTTGCAAAAGTTGGGTTTTTTGGTGCCCTTGCAATCTTTGTGGCGTTGCTTTGCGACCTTCTGTTTTTGCCAGCGCTGATTTATGTTTTCAAACCGAAATTCGGGGTTAAGGATGCAATAACGGACACCACCCCGGTTGCAGGAGCTTCTTCATGA
- a CDS encoding phosphate ABC transporter ATP-binding protein, which translates to MLDTTVDNMIEEKPKIIARDVKVVYGDKEALRDVSLDVMDKTVTAFIGPSGCGKSTFLRCFNRMNDTIANCRVSGSLVYDGQEISTHDPVTLRASIGMVFQKPNPFPKSIYDNVAYGPKIHGLSKNKADLDDIVEKALRRGALWDEVKDRLHETGTGLSGGQQQRLCIARAIATEPEVLLMDEPCSALDPIATAQIEELINELKQSYSVVIVTHSMQQAARISQKTAFFHLGNLVEYNDTGDIFTKPSDSRTESYITGRIG; encoded by the coding sequence ATGCTGGATACGACAGTGGACAATATGATCGAAGAAAAGCCGAAAATAATCGCCCGCGATGTTAAGGTGGTTTACGGCGATAAAGAAGCCTTACGAGATGTCTCTTTGGATGTGATGGATAAAACTGTTACAGCTTTTATTGGTCCGTCTGGATGTGGAAAATCAACGTTTCTGCGTTGCTTTAATCGGATGAATGACACAATTGCAAATTGCCGTGTTTCAGGAAGTTTGGTTTATGATGGGCAGGAAATTAGCACCCATGACCCCGTAACCCTCCGTGCAAGTATCGGAATGGTTTTCCAAAAACCAAATCCATTTCCCAAGTCCATATACGACAATGTTGCCTATGGCCCTAAGATCCATGGATTGTCAAAAAACAAAGCTGATCTGGACGACATTGTTGAAAAGGCCCTGCGGCGCGGCGCGCTTTGGGATGAAGTGAAAGATCGGTTGCACGAGACGGGCACAGGCCTGTCTGGAGGGCAACAGCAACGTCTTTGCATCGCCCGGGCCATTGCAACAGAGCCTGAAGTTCTATTGATGGATGAGCCATGCTCGGCGCTCGATCCAATTGCGACAGCACAAATTGAAGAACTCATTAATGAATTAAAGCAAAGCTATTCGGTCGTTATTGTAACGCATTCAATGCAACAAGCCGCCCGGATTAGCCAAAAGACAGCCTTTTTCCATCTTGGGAATTTAGTCGAATATAATGACACAGGCGATATTTTCACAAAACCTTCGGACTCGCGAACCGAAAGCTATATCACCGGACGAATTGGTTAG
- a CDS encoding ATP-binding cassette domain-containing protein, with translation MSLIELKNLSVAYGSNVVLQDVSLTINQGEILTIVGPNGSGKTTLFRALIGSVNPMSGQIIRESGLEIGYVPQRLHIGTTLPITVERFLRIQRNSSPLSCQQALEKAGIQELAQKQVSDLSGGQFQRVMLASALLTQPNLLLLDEATQGLDQPGSADFYRQIEKVRKETNCAVVMISHELHVVMSASDRVICLNGHICCQGTPEIVTSDPEYRALFGTGTGGQLALYRHHHDHVHDEKCDHDHSKILEQK, from the coding sequence GTGAGCCTTATTGAATTAAAAAATCTAAGTGTTGCATACGGCTCTAATGTAGTCTTGCAAGATGTTTCTCTGACCATAAATCAGGGGGAAATTCTAACGATTGTAGGACCCAACGGATCGGGGAAAACCACACTTTTTCGCGCATTGATTGGGTCAGTAAATCCTATGTCTGGACAGATTATCCGCGAAAGTGGTTTGGAAATTGGATATGTGCCTCAAAGGCTTCACATCGGAACCACCTTACCGATTACAGTAGAGCGTTTTTTGCGCATTCAAAGAAATAGCTCTCCGCTATCTTGCCAACAAGCTTTGGAAAAAGCTGGAATTCAGGAGCTTGCACAAAAACAGGTGTCTGACTTATCCGGGGGGCAGTTTCAACGAGTGATGTTAGCAAGCGCGTTGTTAACGCAGCCCAACCTTTTGCTGCTGGATGAGGCAACCCAAGGGCTCGATCAACCTGGCTCGGCAGATTTTTATCGCCAAATAGAAAAAGTTCGCAAAGAAACCAACTGCGCGGTTGTTATGATCAGTCACGAATTACATGTGGTGATGAGTGCGTCAGATCGAGTTATCTGCCTTAATGGACATATCTGCTGCCAAGGCACGCCTGAAATCGTTACCTCAGACCCTGAGTATCGCGCGCTTTTCGGAACGGGGACAGGCGGCCAACTTGCGTTATATCGGCACCATCATGATCATGTGCATGATGAAAAATGCGACCATGATCACTCCAAAATATTGGAGCAAAAATGA
- a CDS encoding outer membrane lipoprotein-sorting protein, with the protein MMSFLKNIALGLFIALMSMAAAQAQSAKDIMIMVDERTRQQNDSSFTILRISTCKYGLKGSKVKCTKKPVVKKLESASITVGQNGKDIQSILFVREPKSERGVGMLSHTYDDPNKDNETWLYLSALGKVKRMVASNSDDDSEPVSLFGSEFTTEDQETGKIDEYEYTLLDTVNYKGRKAYVIEQVPNANRAQKSRYSKSVMWIDQERFLMLKAALYDRKGRETRRIFANKIEKINGIYLARSVTLMNLVESRLSNMALLSIDFGVDINPALLTKRALTDTAFREKHLKSLRAQAN; encoded by the coding sequence ATGATGTCATTTTTAAAGAATATCGCCCTTGGCCTTTTCATTGCGCTTATGTCCATGGCGGCTGCGCAGGCGCAGTCGGCAAAAGACATCATGATCATGGTGGACGAAAGGACGCGTCAGCAAAATGATTCCTCTTTTACCATCCTTAGAATTTCCACCTGTAAATATGGGCTCAAAGGCTCAAAGGTAAAATGTACCAAAAAGCCGGTGGTTAAAAAATTGGAAAGTGCGTCCATTACCGTGGGTCAGAACGGTAAGGATATCCAGTCTATCTTGTTTGTCCGCGAGCCTAAATCTGAGCGCGGTGTCGGTATGCTTAGCCATACCTATGACGATCCGAACAAGGATAATGAAACCTGGCTTTACCTTTCTGCGCTAGGCAAGGTAAAGCGCATGGTGGCCTCAAATTCTGATGATGACAGTGAACCTGTTTCCTTGTTTGGGTCAGAATTTACCACAGAAGATCAGGAAACTGGCAAAATCGATGAATATGAATACACGCTGCTGGATACGGTCAATTATAAGGGGCGAAAAGCCTATGTTATCGAACAGGTTCCAAATGCAAACCGCGCGCAGAAGAGCCGGTATTCAAAATCGGTTATGTGGATTGATCAAGAACGGTTTTTGATGCTGAAAGCTGCTCTTTATGATCGAAAAGGGAGAGAAACCCGCCGTATATTTGCCAATAAAATAGAGAAAATTAATGGAATTTACTTGGCTCGGTCGGTGACCTTGATGAACCTCGTCGAAAGCCGCTTGTCCAACATGGCTCTACTATCGATTGATTTTGGGGTTGATATTAATCCTGCTTTACTCACCAAAAGGGCTCTCACTGATACCGCCTTTCGGGAAAAGCATTTGAAAAGCCTTCGTGCGCAAGCCAATTAA
- a CDS encoding transcriptional repressor — protein MVDLARPNDAGTNKSSSVVGFEAHDHTACVQTALRIADEHCAAKGLRFTSVRRKALEILLQEHRALGAYDVLESLHAAGFGSQPPVAYRAIDFLVDNGFAHKIEKLNAFVACSKPGAAHSPAFMICRTCDLVVEGMSGPARSVLGKAANEVGFTIEKSIIEVEGICCSCAEQASA, from the coding sequence TTGGTTGATTTGGCAAGACCTAATGATGCGGGAACCAACAAATCATCTAGTGTAGTTGGTTTTGAGGCGCATGACCATACGGCATGCGTGCAAACTGCGCTGCGTATCGCGGACGAGCACTGCGCTGCTAAGGGGCTGCGCTTCACTTCTGTTCGAAGAAAGGCATTAGAAATTCTGTTGCAAGAGCATCGCGCACTCGGTGCCTATGATGTGCTTGAAAGTCTTCACGCAGCAGGGTTTGGATCTCAGCCCCCAGTGGCCTATCGGGCAATTGATTTTCTCGTTGACAACGGGTTTGCCCATAAGATCGAAAAACTGAATGCATTTGTCGCATGTAGCAAGCCGGGTGCAGCCCATTCACCAGCATTCATGATTTGCCGTACCTGTGATTTGGTGGTTGAAGGAATGTCTGGTCCGGCACGAAGTGTGCTCGGCAAGGCCGCAAATGAAGTCGGATTTACGATTGAAAAAAGCATTATAGAGGTTGAAGGCATCTGCTGCTCTTGTGCAGAGCAAGCAAGCGCGTGA
- the phoU gene encoding phosphate signaling complex protein PhoU: protein MQDKHIVTSFDNDLERIQAYIMKMGGLVEASISDAADSFLLRDVELADKVRARDANIDELEALINDDAARVLALRAPTAIDLRLILSVIKVSANLERIGDYSKNMAKRTSVLLQMREIDNASSSLRRLAKEVELMLKDALDAYIQRDPERALEVINKDKDVDQMYNGLFRQFLTFMMEDPRNITACMHLHFIAKNIERMGDHVTSIAEQVVFLTTGERPSEPREKEDRTSHDAKMSLDIKNGP, encoded by the coding sequence ATGCAAGATAAACATATTGTCACATCCTTCGACAATGATTTGGAACGAATTCAAGCCTATATCATGAAAATGGGGGGGCTTGTTGAAGCATCAATTTCAGATGCAGCTGACTCGTTTTTGCTCCGCGATGTTGAGCTTGCAGACAAGGTAAGAGCGCGGGATGCAAATATCGACGAGCTTGAGGCATTGATAAATGACGATGCTGCACGTGTATTGGCATTAAGAGCGCCAACCGCAATTGACCTGCGCTTAATATTGTCTGTGATAAAGGTGAGCGCAAACCTTGAGCGCATCGGCGACTATTCTAAAAACATGGCAAAACGCACCAGTGTTTTGCTTCAAATGCGCGAAATTGATAACGCGTCAAGCTCACTGCGGCGCTTGGCCAAAGAAGTTGAACTAATGTTGAAAGACGCCTTGGATGCGTATATTCAAAGAGACCCTGAGCGGGCCCTAGAAGTCATCAACAAAGACAAAGATGTAGATCAAATGTACAATGGGCTATTCCGCCAGTTTTTGACATTTATGATGGAAGACCCTCGCAATATTACAGCCTGCATGCATTTACATTTTATTGCAAAAAATATCGAACGTATGGGCGATCATGTTACATCTATTGCAGAACAGGTGGTATTTTTGACCACTGGCGAACGTCCATCAGAGCCGCGGGAAAAAGAAGATCGTACTTCGCATGATGCGAAGATGAGTTTAGATATAAAAAATGGGCCATAA
- a CDS encoding aminotransferase: MEANRLIDQRANEPSADMVHEWDRNHQLHPWAAMHEWRGYDHMLVQNSSGIYLWDENGKRFIDGPGGMWCVQIGYGRKEMADAIAQQVMKLPYTSPWTSTTEPSALLAKKIATMAPGDLNNVFFTTGGSTAVDTALRTVHFLNNRLGRPEKKIVLAREKGYHGSTYLASTVTGKERDKSRFDIEQRLVHFLPDVNPYRRPAGMSEANWCDAKVLDLEQAIAEIGADKIGAFIAEPILCSGGVIVPPEGYHKRTLELCRKHDILYISDEVVTAFGRLGHWFASKDVFGIEPDIITCAKGLTSGYLPLGACIISDRIMNQMQSPNDPVLFSAGYTYSAHPVCCVAALKNIEIFESEGLLEHVRQITPYFQERLAALSSHPIVGNVRGMGLLGCIEGAPDKDGSTLDDERKLGALLDAACEEMGLLVRPLINMAVFSPPLIITRDEIDIMFDILDKALKKVASDM; encoded by the coding sequence ATGGAAGCCAATCGTTTGATTGATCAAAGAGCAAATGAGCCCTCGGCGGACATGGTGCATGAGTGGGATAGAAACCACCAACTTCACCCATGGGCAGCAATGCATGAATGGCGTGGCTATGACCATATGCTGGTTCAAAACTCAAGCGGCATATATCTTTGGGATGAGAACGGTAAGCGATTTATTGACGGGCCTGGTGGAATGTGGTGCGTGCAAATCGGATACGGGCGTAAGGAAATGGCCGACGCTATAGCTCAGCAGGTGATGAAACTTCCCTATACCTCGCCTTGGACATCAACAACTGAACCCTCGGCTCTTCTTGCAAAGAAAATTGCCACAATGGCGCCGGGTGATTTGAACAACGTGTTCTTTACGACTGGGGGATCAACGGCCGTTGATACCGCACTACGAACGGTTCATTTCCTAAACAACCGTTTGGGACGCCCGGAAAAGAAAATCGTTCTTGCGCGCGAAAAAGGATACCATGGATCTACCTATCTTGCGTCTACGGTAACCGGTAAAGAACGGGATAAATCGCGCTTTGATATTGAACAGCGGCTGGTGCATTTCCTGCCCGACGTTAATCCTTACCGTAGGCCTGCTGGCATGAGTGAAGCCAACTGGTGCGATGCCAAGGTTTTAGATCTTGAACAGGCTATTGCAGAAATTGGCGCAGATAAAATAGGCGCTTTCATTGCCGAACCGATCTTATGCTCTGGTGGTGTAATTGTGCCGCCAGAAGGCTATCATAAACGCACTTTAGAGCTCTGCCGAAAGCATGACATACTCTATATCTCGGATGAGGTTGTAACTGCTTTTGGCCGCCTTGGGCATTGGTTCGCATCAAAGGATGTTTTTGGCATAGAGCCCGATATCATCACCTGTGCAAAAGGTTTGACTTCTGGCTATTTACCGCTTGGCGCCTGTATCATTTCCGACCGTATTATGAACCAGATGCAAAGCCCAAATGATCCGGTTTTATTTTCGGCTGGCTATACCTATTCAGCGCATCCCGTTTGTTGTGTTGCGGCGCTAAAGAACATCGAAATATTTGAGTCCGAAGGCCTGCTTGAGCACGTGCGTCAGATTACACCCTATTTTCAAGAAAGGCTTGCAGCACTATCATCGCATCCCATTGTTGGAAATGTGCGGGGTATGGGGCTTTTGGGCTGCATCGAGGGAGCGCCGGATAAAGACGGCTCAACGTTAGATGATGAGCGAAAGCTTGGCGCATTGCTGGATGCGGCCTGTGAAGAAATGGGGCTTCTTGTCCGCCCATTGATTAACATGGCTGTATTTTCACCGCCGCTGATTATCACCCGAGATGAGATCGACATCATGTTTGATATTTTGGACAAGGCATTGAAAAAAGTTGCCAGCGATATGTAA